ACAACTATGTATAGCCATATAAAATTTCCAATGAAATAATTAATAACACTAGCCCCTATCCCAATTACAACTGCAATGAGTGTTTGAAAGACCCCATAAATTCTCCACACTAGTAATCCTTTTTCAGATATTCGATTAATTGGTTCCATTCTCATTTTAAACACCCCTTCCCTAGTCATTGTATACGATTTTCAACGGGAAATGTTTCAAACTATGCAGGATTCTTAGACGCTATCCAATTTTTCCGATACCTTATCCAATTAAGTTTACTTATCCTCCGATTACCACAATTCTATAACAAAAAGGATGAATCCATACAAAATGTAGGATTCATCCTTTGGAATTGTGCTATTAGTTTTCGCTACGTGTTGAGCGAGTTCTTGTACTACGTTGTGTAGAACCGTCACGTGGACCACTGCTGCGACGTGCGCCACCGCTACTACTTGGACGAGAACCACCACCGCCACTTGAGCGTGGAGCTCCTCCACGATCGCTACCTCCGCGACCTGCTGATGAACTACGTCCGCCACCGCTGCTACGGTTACCTTTGTAACCACCGCCGCCGCTGCGTCCGCCGCCACCACCACTACGTTCTCTACGAGCTGGTAATGGGCGTTCTTCAGAAAGAGAGATTGGTGTATCATCTGGCTCTTTTGTCATTGATTTTAAAGCTGCAGCAATTACATCTACTGCTTCAAATTTTCCAAGCATTTCCGCAGCTAATGTGCGATAATCACCTAAATCATTTTTGTTTACAATTTCAGAAAGAGTGTCAATTGCTACACGTTGCTGACCAACTAACGCTTCATCTGAACTAGGTGGAAGAAGTACAGTCATACGTTTTTTCGTCGTATCTTCTACAATACGTAAGTAACCCATTTCTCTTGGTGTTACAAAAGTTACAGCGATACCACTTTTACCTGCGCGTCCTGTACGACCTATACGGTGAACATAGCTTTCAGGGTCTTGTGGAATATCAAAGTTGTACACATGCGTTACGCCAGAAATATCTAATCCACGTGCTGCTACATCTGTTGCAACAAGGATATCAATTTTATTTGATTTGAATTGTTTTAATACTGACATACGTTTCGCTTGACTTAAATCACCGTGAATTCCTTCTGCTAAGTAACCACGAATGCTTAAAGCATGTGCCAATTCGTCTACACGACGTTTTGTACGACCAAAAATAATTGCAAGTTCTGGTTGATGCACATTTAATATTCTAGAGAGAACATCAAACTTTTCACGATCAGTAGCTTTTACATAGAATTGTTCAATATTTTCAACAGTCATTTCTTTTGATTTGATTTTTACTTCAACTGGATCTTTCATGAATCTTTCAGCAATTTTACGAATAGGTCCTGGCATAGTAGCAGAGAACAATAATGTTTGACGTTCAGCAGGAACACTTTCTAAAATTGTGTTGATATCTTCAATGAATCCCATGTTAAGCATTTCATCAGCTTCGTCTAAGATAAGTGTTTGCACTTGATCAAGCTTCAATGTACGACGGTTGATATGATCTAGAATACGACCAGGTGTACCAACAATTACTTGAGGTTTGTTTTTTAGTGCACGGATTTGACGACCAATTTCTTGTCCACCGTAAACAGATAATAGACGAACCTTTTTGTCATATCCTAATTTATATAGCTCTTCCGAAACTTGGATTGCAAGTTCACGAGTTGGAGCGATGATTAATGCTTGAATGTTCGGGTTTTTTGTATCAATTTTTTCAATCATAGGGATACCAAAAGCTGCAGTTTTACCTGTACCTGTTTGTGCTTGACCAATAACGTCACGGCCACCCATAGCATGTGTAATAGTACCTTCTTGGATTGGTGTAGCTTCTTCAAAACCCATACGTTGAACGGATTTTAGTGTAGAAGCGCTAATATTTAATTCTGAAAAATTTGTCAAATTTTTAATCTCCTTTTTGTTCTGTTTTGACAAATGGTTACATTTTCAGATGAAATTGCGGCAAATTCGAGCCTATACGAGGAACGTTTCCGTTACTTAAAATTCTCTGTGGTTTACAGTTCAGAGGGGTCTTATATAAAGGGAAAGCCCGGTCTTTTGCCGAGCGGTTCGTTTAAAAGGGACATCATCCCTAACGATCAACAAACCGTTATGTTCAAAAAAAAGTACTCTTCAATAATTGCTGAAGAGTCTTCACACAAAATGTATCCATTGCTCTAAACGTAGTATAGCATGCCCTATAATCAGTTGCAATCAATTAGTAACTGTTGTAATTGTTAGTTAATTACTCACTATCCTTTCTCTTCTTTTTCTTTTAAAAATTGAAGTGCTTTATTAAACCAATCTTTACAATCCTCGCTATAACAAATATGGTGCTTGCCAGTCTCAGAATAGATCAACTCTTTTTTCTCTGTGGCCATTTGGTTAAATAGAAACTGAGCTGTCGTATAGGGAACAATACCATCTTTTTTCCCTTGAACTAAACAGACTGGTATTGTAATTTGACCATAATAAGGTTCAACTATACGTACTAATCGCATAAATTCAAAAGCGGCTTGTACGGGAGTAGATTTCCACTTTTTTCTATATAACTGGTACAACTGGTTATCTTCTAACTTTCCAGCCATTACTTCTTTTGCTATTTCACGAATATCTTGCAGTAGTTGCGTCGGATAAATGTATTTCGCAGCCGCGCTTAATAAAACCAGTTTACAAATCGGATAACGATTAGCTAAATATAGTGCAATTACACCACCCATTGAAAATCCAATTACATATACTTGCTCTACTTCTTTTTGAAGCTGTCTCAGTGTTTGTTCTGCTGCCATCATCCAATTTTCGGCAGACAATTTGTTAAGGGAAAGTATTTCCCCATGTCCAGGTAGTGTAGGGACAACTATTTTCCAGTCTGTATTTACTTTTAAGAAATCTACAAAAGGTTGCAATTCATAGGGTCCACCGGTAAATCCGTGAATGCAAAGTACCCCTGTTTTCACGTTGTCCCTCCCATTACCTCCACTTATTTTCGGAAAGGTTCAATTACTTTTTCTAACTTCATACCTCTAGAGCCTTTTACTAAAACAATCGATTGTTTATCAATATGCTTTTCTAAAAATAAAATTAGTTTTTCATAATTATCTTCAACCCATATAATTCTATTTTGATTAAACTTCCCTGCTAATTGATCGTGTAACCATTTCATTCTTGGCCCAAATAAACATATCCCCGCAAATGCCGCATTTGAAATAGATGAACTTATCTCTTCATGGTATTGCTTTTCATTTTCACCAAGCTCTAACATATCCCCAAGTACGAGCCATTTATCAGGTTTAATCGTTGATTTTTCCACAAAAGAGATAGCTGCCCGCATCGAGGTGGGGGCGGCATTGTATGCATCATTGATAAAAATTGCTCCATTTTCTGCTTCTACAACTTGCATACGCATTTCTGTTAACACAATATGCTTCAATGATTCACGTATTTGTTCTGCAGTTAACCCAACTGCTTTCCCAATTAATAGAGCTGCAAGCGTGTTTTTCACCTGGTGCTCTCCTAGAATTGGAATAGACATTTCTTCCTTTAATTCACCTTCTACACAAAAAGAACTACCTTGTTGCGTAAAGGTCACTTCGGCAATACGCAAATCATTTTGTCCCCCCAAACCAAATGATTTTGTATTAATGGAAGGAACTCTTTCCACGAATGATCGTAGCAACGGTTCATCACCATCATAGAATAATTGTCCATTTTCATTTAAACCAGATATTATTTCAAATTTTGCTTTTGCAATCCCTTCTCGAGAACCAAGATCTTGCATATGCGCTTCCCCGATATTTGTAATAACTGCAAAAGAAGGCTTTGCAAGATTGGATAGAAACTCTATTTCTCCAAAGGAGCTCATACCCATTTCCAACACAGCAAACTCTGTATCTTCTTCGAGCGAAAGTATCGTCAAGGGCATTCCTAATTCATTGTTAAAATTTCCTTCTGTTTTTTTTACATTGAAATAAGGAGAAAGCATGCCTGCTACTAAATCTTTTGTTGAAGTTTTCCCATTTGAACCTGTGATTCCTATGAAAACGGTCCTCAACTCTGCGCGATATGCAGCAGCCATTTGTTGAAGTGCTTTTTCCCCATTTTCTACGAATAAAAGAGGAACTTCTTTTGGTGGATTTGGTTCATCCTTTAACCAAAATGACGCTGCAGCTCCTTTTTCAAAAGCATTTTGAACAAAATGATGACCATTGACATTTTCTCCACGGAAAGGGATAAATATATCTCCCGGTTGCAATGTTCTTGTGTTTATTGAAACACCTGTTATAAATGGATTTAAATCCGATGAAGCTTCTATATTTAACCATTCTGCAAGTTCATTTAATCTTTTTTTCAACTTGGTCACTCTCCGTCCTTCGAATGCTCAAGTTGTTGTTTTTCCTCATATCTCTCTATTGCAAGCTCGATCAATTCTTCTATTAACCCTGAATAAGATAATCCCGATTCCATCCAAAGCTTTGGATACATACTAATTGGCGTGAATCCAGGCATTGTATTTACTTCATTGATAATAACCTCTTCGTTTTCTGATACAAAAAAATCAGCACGGACAAGTCCAGAACAATCAAGTACTTTAAATGCCCGAATCGCAGCATCTTCCAACTTTTTCAATAATTCAGGAGAAACTACAGCTGGAATCGCATAATTCGTCGTTCCATCCTCGTATTTCGCTTCGTAATCATAAAAGTCTTTCGTTGGTAAAACTTCTCCCGCTACAGAACATCTTGGTGTATCATTTCCAAGAACACTCATTTCTATTTCACGAGCGACAATCCCCTGTTCGACAATAATTTTACGGTCATACTTAAATGCAATTTCTACCGCTTTTATTAGTTCTTGTCGGTTTGAAACTTTGCTAATCCCTACACTAGACCCCAAGTTAGCTGGTTTCACAAATAAAGGCCATTTCAAGCTCTCTTCCATTTTTCGAATTAGCTCCGTTTGATCGTCTTTCCACTCTTTACGAATGAAATGCACGTAAGGAACTTGAGACAAGCCTGCTTGTGCAAATAGTTGCTTCATAACAACCTTATCCATACCGGCAGCAGATGCAAGAACACCATTTCCAACATACGGCAAGTTCAATACTTCTAATAAGCCTTGAACAGTGCCATCTTCACCGTTTGGTCCATGAAGTAACGGAAAAATAACATCCAAATTAGCGTTATCTTCTTTCTCCTCAATATTTGTATTAGTTGTTTCTACCGGTAAAAATTTAGTTATATTATTTGGCCTGTTGGATCCTCCACCAAATTGAAGCTCTTCTATTGTCTCTGCCGGGCCGATTAGAGCGTTCCCTTTTCTCCATTCGCCTGTTTGTGTGATAAATATAGGATAGACTTCAAATTTTCCGAAATTTATTGCTTGCGTTACTGCTCTTGCAGTCAATAACGACACTTCATGCTCAGCAGATTTTCCACCATATAATAAACCTAATTTTATTTTCATTAGTTAAATAACCTCCACGTTTTGGATAGTACTAGTTTATCACGTACAGTATAATTAGATGAACAATTAACCAAATAAATTGCGCCTAATTACAACGAAAATATGACAATATCGAAGCTAATACCGATTTACGGCATTCACATTTTATCAAGTTTGTTGAATATCCATCTTCTCCATTTAATGAAAAAAACAATGAATTACAGTTTTATGTTTCAATTCACTTTTAGAAATAGCATGTCGTAACACAAGAACCGCTAAGCCTTCGCGCTTGCCGCACCTTGCATGAGCATCTGACTATCTTATATTGTGAAAGGCTATTCCAAATAATAAAAAGTATTTCCCTTATTACAAGCGGCACCCTAGTACAGTTGCTTAATGTTGCTATTTTCCATTCAAACATTGATCGCTTCTAACTAATTCAATACCAATCACTAGATATTCAGTTACATTAAACGAATCATGGATTTTAACCTATAGAAAATTCAACTTAAGACTAGATTGAATGCATCATTTTTGATTAAGTAGCAAGCT
The nucleotide sequence above comes from Psychrobacillus glaciei. Encoded proteins:
- a CDS encoding DEAD/DEAH box helicase, giving the protein MTNFSELNISASTLKSVQRMGFEEATPIQEGTITHAMGGRDVIGQAQTGTGKTAAFGIPMIEKIDTKNPNIQALIIAPTRELAIQVSEELYKLGYDKKVRLLSVYGGQEIGRQIRALKNKPQVIVGTPGRILDHINRRTLKLDQVQTLILDEADEMLNMGFIEDINTILESVPAERQTLLFSATMPGPIRKIAERFMKDPVEVKIKSKEMTVENIEQFYVKATDREKFDVLSRILNVHQPELAIIFGRTKRRVDELAHALSIRGYLAEGIHGDLSQAKRMSVLKQFKSNKIDILVATDVAARGLDISGVTHVYNFDIPQDPESYVHRIGRTGRAGKSGIAVTFVTPREMGYLRIVEDTTKKRMTVLLPPSSDEALVGQQRVAIDTLSEIVNKNDLGDYRTLAAEMLGKFEAVDVIAAALKSMTKEPDDTPISLSEERPLPARRERSGGGGGRSGGGGYKGNRSSGGGRSSSAGRGGSDRGGAPRSSGGGGSRPSSSGGARRSSGPRDGSTQRSTRTRSTRSEN
- a CDS encoding alpha/beta hydrolase, with the translated sequence MKTGVLCIHGFTGGPYELQPFVDFLKVNTDWKIVVPTLPGHGEILSLNKLSAENWMMAAEQTLRQLQKEVEQVYVIGFSMGGVIALYLANRYPICKLVLLSAAAKYIYPTQLLQDIREIAKEVMAGKLEDNQLYQLYRKKWKSTPVQAAFEFMRLVRIVEPYYGQITIPVCLVQGKKDGIVPYTTAQFLFNQMATEKKELIYSETGKHHICYSEDCKDWFNKALQFLKEKEEKG
- a CDS encoding D-alanine--D-alanine ligase; translation: MKIKLGLLYGGKSAEHEVSLLTARAVTQAINFGKFEVYPIFITQTGEWRKGNALIGPAETIEELQFGGGSNRPNNITKFLPVETTNTNIEEKEDNANLDVIFPLLHGPNGEDGTVQGLLEVLNLPYVGNGVLASAAGMDKVVMKQLFAQAGLSQVPYVHFIRKEWKDDQTELIRKMEESLKWPLFVKPANLGSSVGISKVSNRQELIKAVEIAFKYDRKIIVEQGIVAREIEMSVLGNDTPRCSVAGEVLPTKDFYDYEAKYEDGTTNYAIPAVVSPELLKKLEDAAIRAFKVLDCSGLVRADFFVSENEEVIINEVNTMPGFTPISMYPKLWMESGLSYSGLIEELIELAIERYEEKQQLEHSKDGE
- a CDS encoding UDP-N-acetylmuramoyl-tripeptide--D-alanyl-D-alanine ligase is translated as MKKRLNELAEWLNIEASSDLNPFITGVSINTRTLQPGDIFIPFRGENVNGHHFVQNAFEKGAAASFWLKDEPNPPKEVPLLFVENGEKALQQMAAAYRAELRTVFIGITGSNGKTSTKDLVAGMLSPYFNVKKTEGNFNNELGMPLTILSLEEDTEFAVLEMGMSSFGEIEFLSNLAKPSFAVITNIGEAHMQDLGSREGIAKAKFEIISGLNENGQLFYDGDEPLLRSFVERVPSINTKSFGLGGQNDLRIAEVTFTQQGSSFCVEGELKEEMSIPILGEHQVKNTLAALLIGKAVGLTAEQIRESLKHIVLTEMRMQVVEAENGAIFINDAYNAAPTSMRAAISFVEKSTIKPDKWLVLGDMLELGENEKQYHEEISSSISNAAFAGICLFGPRMKWLHDQLAGKFNQNRIIWVEDNYEKLILFLEKHIDKQSIVLVKGSRGMKLEKVIEPFRK